The proteins below come from a single Jaculus jaculus isolate mJacJac1 chromosome X, mJacJac1.mat.Y.cur, whole genome shotgun sequence genomic window:
- the S100g gene encoding protein S100-G: MSTKKSPEELKTIFQKYAAKEGDPDQLSKDELKALIQAEFPSLLTGSSTLDDLFKELDKNGDGEVSFEEFQVLVQNIPQ; this comes from the exons ATGAGCACTAAAAAGTCTCctgaagaactgaaaacaatttttcaaaaatatgcaGCCAAAGAAGGTGATCCAGACCAGCTGTCAAAGGACGAGCTGAAGGCTCTGATCCAGGCGGAATTCCCCAGCCTGCTGACA GGCTCAAGTACTCTAGATGACCTCTTTAAAGAACTGGACAAAAATGGTGATGGAGAAGTTAGTTTTGAAGAATTCCAAGTACTGGTACAAAACATACCACAATGA